The following proteins come from a genomic window of Gimesia sp.:
- a CDS encoding deoxyribodipyrimidine photolyase has protein sequence MSIPEIRIRQLNEAPLKGDEDYVLYWMIANRRTRFNFSLERAVEVAKGLDKPLVVFEALRCGYRWASDRMHRFVLQGMADNRANFEETVATYYCYVEPEAGHGSGLLEALADKACAIVTDDFPCFFLPRMLDHVAPRLPVSLEAIDSNGLLPLRAASQVYPTAYAFRRFLHKELPPHLLEMPKTNPLARIKLPELKSLPDKILDRWPMATDELLTATPEVLADLPLDHSVGPASFDGGEEEALKALRRFFDTRFERYADERNLPEEEVTSGLSPYLHFGHISVHDVFDSIARREEWSVEKVMDQKPTGKRAGWWQMSETAESFLDELITWRELGYNMCWQRDDYDQYSSLPDWAQTTLDEHASDPREYTYSLEEFEQAKTHDPLWNAAQTQLVTEGRLHNYMRMLWGKKILHWSDSPQDALEIMIELNNKYAVDGRNPNSYSGIFWCLGRYDRAWGPEREIFGKIRYMTSQNTARKFSVDGYLERYGNQKRQGALFD, from the coding sequence ATGAGCATTCCTGAAATTCGTATCCGCCAGTTGAATGAGGCTCCGCTGAAGGGCGATGAAGACTACGTTCTGTACTGGATGATCGCCAACCGCCGCACGCGTTTTAATTTCAGCCTCGAGCGGGCGGTCGAAGTGGCAAAAGGACTGGATAAACCGCTGGTCGTGTTTGAAGCCTTGCGCTGCGGTTATCGCTGGGCCAGCGACCGGATGCATCGTTTTGTCCTGCAGGGCATGGCGGATAACCGAGCGAACTTTGAAGAGACTGTGGCGACGTACTACTGTTATGTGGAACCCGAGGCAGGTCATGGATCCGGACTTTTGGAAGCACTGGCCGACAAAGCGTGCGCGATTGTTACTGATGATTTTCCCTGTTTCTTTCTGCCACGGATGCTGGACCACGTGGCCCCGCGCCTGCCCGTCAGCCTGGAAGCCATCGATTCCAATGGACTGCTGCCCCTGCGAGCCGCCTCCCAGGTTTATCCCACGGCGTATGCATTTCGTCGCTTCCTGCACAAGGAACTGCCGCCCCACCTGCTGGAGATGCCTAAGACCAATCCGCTGGCGCGCATCAAACTGCCCGAACTGAAATCGCTGCCTGATAAAATTCTCGACCGCTGGCCGATGGCGACCGATGAACTGCTGACCGCCACGCCTGAAGTGCTGGCGGACCTGCCCCTTGATCACAGTGTTGGACCAGCATCCTTTGACGGCGGTGAAGAAGAAGCCCTGAAAGCGCTGCGGCGTTTCTTCGATACCCGCTTCGAACGCTACGCAGACGAACGAAACCTGCCTGAAGAAGAAGTCACCAGCGGGCTCTCCCCTTACCTGCACTTCGGTCACATCTCGGTTCACGATGTGTTTGATTCCATCGCCCGCCGGGAAGAGTGGTCGGTCGAAAAGGTGATGGACCAGAAACCGACCGGCAAACGCGCCGGGTGGTGGCAGATGAGTGAGACAGCGGAAAGTTTTCTGGACGAACTGATCACCTGGCGGGAACTGGGTTACAACATGTGCTGGCAGCGGGATGACTACGATCAGTACTCTTCCCTGCCCGACTGGGCGCAGACTACGCTCGACGAACACGCGTCCGATCCGCGCGAATATACTTACTCGCTGGAAGAGTTCGAACAGGCGAAAACACACGATCCCCTCTGGAACGCAGCCCAGACGCAACTGGTGACCGAAGGCCGTCTGCATAATTATATGCGGATGCTGTGGGGCAAGAAGATCCTGCACTGGTCGGACTCTCCGCAGGACGCGCTGGAGATCATGATCGAACTCAACAACAAGTATGCGGTCGACGGGCGGAATCCGAATTCGTATTCCGGCATTTTCTGGTGCCTGGGCCGATACGATCGTGCCTGGGGCCCCGAGCGGGAGATCTTTGGGAAGATCCGCTACATGACCAGTCAGAACACGGCCCGCAAATTCAGCGTCGATGGCTACCTGGAACGCTACGGTAATCAAAAACGCCAGGGGGCGTTATTCGATTGA
- a CDS encoding class I SAM-dependent methyltransferase encodes MDRDLFQGTVPYYVRYRVPYPEELLARIRDRAATSGSGRLLDLGSGTGEIALRLAPHFREVTAVEPDPAMQSAGLTKMREQQIENVSWRSETAEAFSADETTFEMVTIGAAFHWMDRRLLSRRIRGWLRPEQPLVILGYTSIWSGTADWLPLVREVLQRCLGEKRRAGSGNYPELSQPHEEILLEAGYQIEELETRITQQWTLETLIGNLYSTSFASPAVLGEKQSSFEADLRQTLLDFDSRGVYSEEITFYALLAWPE; translated from the coding sequence GTGGACAGAGACCTTTTTCAGGGAACGGTACCTTATTACGTGCGGTATCGCGTGCCCTACCCCGAGGAACTGCTTGCCCGAATCCGGGACCGGGCTGCGACTTCGGGATCAGGGCGTCTGTTGGACCTGGGTAGCGGCACCGGTGAGATCGCATTACGGCTGGCGCCTCACTTTCGCGAAGTGACAGCCGTCGAACCCGATCCTGCGATGCAGTCTGCGGGACTGACGAAGATGCGGGAGCAGCAGATCGAAAATGTCAGCTGGCGTTCCGAAACCGCGGAAGCCTTTTCTGCGGACGAGACAACATTTGAAATGGTGACGATCGGCGCTGCCTTCCACTGGATGGACCGCCGACTACTATCACGACGGATTCGAGGCTGGCTGCGTCCCGAACAGCCGCTGGTGATCCTGGGGTATACGAGCATCTGGAGTGGGACTGCGGACTGGCTCCCACTGGTGCGGGAAGTTCTGCAGCGCTGCCTGGGAGAAAAACGGCGTGCAGGTTCGGGCAATTATCCCGAACTGTCCCAGCCTCATGAGGAGATCCTGCTGGAAGCGGGTTACCAGATCGAGGAACTCGAGACCCGGATCACACAACAGTGGACGCTCGAGACACTGATCGGCAATCTCTATTCGACGTCCTTCGCCTCCCCGGCCGTCCTGGGAGAAAAGCAGAGTTCCTTCGAAGCCGACCTGAGGCAGACACTACTCGACTTTGATTCCCGCGGCGTGTATTCCGAAGAGATAACTTTCTACGCCCTGCTGGCGTGGCCGGAGTAG
- a CDS encoding VOC family protein — MKVHGVLETSIYVDDLQTAVDFYRQLFEFEIMAEDQRFCAMNAGDRSVFLIFKRGATHTAAHLEGGVIPPHDGDGPVHFAFAIERDDLAKWEERLVSAGVEIISRMSWPRGGESLYFRDPDDHVLELATPGIWPIY; from the coding sequence GTGAAAGTGCATGGCGTACTGGAGACGTCGATTTACGTAGATGACCTGCAGACCGCGGTCGACTTTTATCGGCAGTTGTTCGAATTCGAAATCATGGCGGAGGACCAGCGGTTCTGCGCCATGAACGCCGGCGACCGCAGCGTGTTTCTGATCTTCAAACGGGGTGCCACGCATACCGCAGCCCATCTCGAAGGGGGTGTGATTCCACCCCATGACGGCGATGGCCCGGTCCACTTCGCATTTGCCATCGAACGGGACGACCTTGCCAAATGGGAAGAACGTCTCGTCTCAGCAGGCGTGGAAATTATCAGCCGCATGAGCTGGCCCCGCGGCGGCGAAAGCCTCTACTTCCGCGATCCCGACGACCATGTGCTCGAACTCGCCACCCCCGGCATCTGGCCCATTTACTGA
- a CDS encoding helix-turn-helix transcriptional regulator — MRICITLDVMLARRKVTSRDLAKHVGITEQNLSLLKSGKVKGIRFATLEKICEYLECQPGDILRYEAEAQSQAA, encoded by the coding sequence ATGCGAATTTGTATAACACTGGATGTCATGCTGGCCCGACGCAAAGTCACCTCACGCGATCTGGCAAAACACGTGGGAATCACCGAGCAGAATCTTTCGCTGCTCAAGTCGGGGAAAGTCAAAGGGATTCGCTTCGCGACGCTGGAAAAGATCTGTGAATATTTGGAGTGTCAGCCCGGTGATATCCTGCGTTATGAAGCGGAAGCACAGAGTCAGGCAGCCTGA
- a CDS encoding DUF2975 domain-containing protein codes for MARKDRTSVICRVLYYLCALSLWVMPAFLIWVWFCADLIAKQNGRIPVQAIPFPLPVSTKVGMVLLSALLIAPTYWGLISLRRFLKACCAEDYLGTQNSRLLKRFALGLMGSALLSPICGAALSVVLTMHNPPGQKMLAISIGSNQFILAGVGALIFLLANLLKRASLIAEEHAQII; via the coding sequence ATGGCTCGTAAAGATCGTACCAGTGTCATTTGCCGTGTTCTGTATTATCTGTGTGCTCTATCCCTCTGGGTGATGCCCGCATTTTTAATCTGGGTCTGGTTTTGTGCCGACCTGATCGCGAAACAGAATGGCAGAATTCCTGTCCAGGCCATTCCCTTTCCGCTGCCGGTATCAACTAAAGTGGGCATGGTTTTACTCTCAGCACTGCTGATCGCACCCACGTACTGGGGGCTGATTTCGCTACGCCGTTTTCTCAAAGCCTGTTGTGCCGAAGATTATCTGGGCACACAAAACAGTCGGCTGCTGAAACGTTTTGCCCTGGGGCTGATGGGCTCTGCTTTATTATCTCCCATCTGCGGAGCGGCGCTCAGTGTGGTATTGACGATGCATAATCCGCCCGGACAGAAAATGCTGGCGATCAGCATCGGTTCGAATCAGTTCATCCTGGCGGGAGTCGGAGCACTGATCTTTCTGCTGGCGAATCTGTTAAAGCGGGCCAGCCTGATCGCGGAAGAACACGCCCAGATCATTTAG
- a CDS encoding sulfatase-like hydrolase/transferase, translating to MLNSGMRSLSLCLLTLCLSLSVLRSTTAATPRTPGDRPNLIVIMVDDMGYAGVSCFGNPYFKTPEIDRLAAEGLKLTDFHSSGTVCSPTRAGLLTGRYQQRAGIEAVIHPVSDHPEHLKGLKRSENTFAELLKQAGYQTGLIGKWHQGYPHNSAEFHPDNHGFDTFVGYHSGNIDFISHVGDHVKHDWWHGRQETEEPGYSTHLINQYALQFIKDNQERPFCLYLAHEAIHNPVQVPGDPIRRTEAEGWKRWKPAHEGERIEKFKGMTLPVDEGVGQIREFLVKSGLDKNTFVLFFSDNGPSRDFPSGSPALRGAKGSVYEGGHRVPAIAWWPGKIEAGTVSDVPAISIDVMPTLLGIADVTPPRERPLDGVDLSPVLFEQKSLPSRPLFWASLSNRGGRAEAMRDGPWKLVVQHPRAKPGTFENEKVELYRLDRDPGEKEDLQKTESAQAAKMLKQLKAWYRDTQSTATPQPGGWLSQGS from the coding sequence GTGCTCAATTCCGGGATGCGTAGCTTAAGTCTGTGCCTGTTGACGCTCTGTCTCTCCCTGTCTGTTCTACGAAGTACCACGGCCGCAACCCCGCGGACGCCGGGAGATCGACCTAATCTGATCGTGATTATGGTCGACGATATGGGCTATGCCGGAGTCAGCTGTTTCGGCAATCCCTACTTTAAAACTCCCGAGATCGATCGGCTGGCGGCGGAAGGCCTGAAGCTGACCGACTTTCATTCTTCGGGCACCGTCTGTTCGCCCACGCGGGCCGGTCTGCTCACCGGTCGCTATCAGCAACGGGCCGGCATTGAAGCGGTCATCCATCCGGTCAGCGATCATCCCGAACATCTGAAAGGTTTGAAACGCAGCGAAAACACCTTCGCCGAACTGTTGAAACAGGCAGGTTACCAGACCGGCCTGATCGGGAAATGGCACCAGGGCTACCCGCACAATTCCGCAGAGTTCCATCCCGACAATCACGGGTTCGATACCTTCGTCGGTTATCACAGCGGCAATATCGATTTCATCAGCCATGTAGGAGACCACGTCAAACACGACTGGTGGCACGGACGCCAGGAGACCGAGGAACCCGGCTACTCGACGCACCTGATCAACCAATACGCCCTGCAGTTCATCAAGGACAACCAGGAACGTCCCTTCTGTCTCTACCTGGCGCATGAAGCGATTCACAATCCGGTTCAGGTTCCCGGCGATCCGATTCGTCGCACCGAAGCCGAAGGCTGGAAACGCTGGAAGCCGGCCCATGAAGGGGAACGCATCGAAAAGTTCAAAGGGATGACACTCCCCGTCGATGAAGGCGTAGGGCAGATTCGTGAGTTCCTCGTGAAATCGGGACTCGATAAAAATACGTTCGTGCTGTTCTTCTCGGACAATGGTCCCTCGCGTGATTTCCCGAGTGGCAGTCCCGCGCTGCGGGGCGCCAAAGGTTCGGTTTATGAAGGCGGACATCGCGTGCCTGCCATCGCCTGGTGGCCTGGTAAGATTGAGGCGGGCACCGTCTCGGATGTCCCCGCGATCAGCATCGATGTCATGCCGACCCTGCTGGGGATTGCCGACGTCACTCCGCCCCGGGAGCGTCCCCTGGATGGCGTCGATCTTTCCCCGGTCCTGTTTGAACAGAAATCGCTCCCATCCCGTCCGCTGTTCTGGGCCTCACTTTCGAATCGGGGCGGACGCGCGGAAGCGATGCGGGACGGTCCCTGGAAACTGGTCGTGCAGCATCCCCGCGCAAAACCAGGCACCTTCGAAAATGAAAAGGTCGAACTCTATCGCCTCGATCGCGATCCGGGCGAGAAAGAAGACCTCCAGAAAACCGAATCCGCCCAGGCTGCGAAAATGCTCAAGCAGCTCAAAGCCTGGTACCGCGATACGCAGTCCACTGCAACACCACAGCCGGGAGGCTGGCTATCGCAGGGGAGTTAG